A window of Kribbella voronezhensis genomic DNA:
GTGCCTGGGCAGCCTGGACAGCACCCAGGAGAACTGGGGCGTGTTCACCGCCGGCATCTGGACCATCGTCACGTGCACGTTCGACTTGTCGTGCAGCAGTTCGCAGCGCAGCGAGTCGTGGAAGCCCTGGATGGCGTGCTTGGCGCCGCAGTACGCCGATTGCAAGGGGATCCCGCGATACGCGAGCGCGGAGCCGACCTGGACGATCGCACCCCGGTCGCGCGGCTTCATCCGGTCCAGTGCGGCCCGGGTGCCGTAGACGTAGCCGAGATAGGTCACCTCGGTCGCCCGCTTGAACTCGGCCGGCTCGATCTCGGTGAACGGCGCGAAGACCGAGGTGAAGGCGACATTGACCCAGACGTCGATCGGACCGAGTTCGGCCTCGACCCGGGCGGCCGCGCTCTCCACCTGGTCGTAGTCGGCGACGTCGACCGCGATCGGCAGCGCCGTACCGCCGGCCGCTTCGACCTCCTCGACCGCGCCCTTCAGCCCTTCTTCGCCGCGCGCGAGCAGGGCCACCTTCGCCCCTCGCGCCGCGTAGGCGATGGCGGTCGCCCTGCCGATCCCGCCACTGGCCCCGGTCACCACCACGGTCTGGACCTGCCCGTTCACGCTCACAGCCACTGACTCCTTCGTCGTCGGTCCCGGTGCTTCCGGTTCCCACCGCGTGCCGGTTCAACCCGTGACTGAGGGGCGGTTCGCCGGGGTACCGGCACCGGCACCGGAACCCCCGACGGACGGAGCGTTGTGTGACAGAGCAGATTCCCCTCTCCGGCGTCGTACTGGACGCGCCGGATCCGCGCGAGCTGGCGAAGTTCTACCGGCAACTGCTCGGTTGGGAGATCGTTCAGGACGACGAGAACTGGGCGCAGCTGCGGGGGCCTGCCGGCAGCAGCAAGATCTCGATCCAGCGCGAGCCACACCATCGGCCCCCGGCCTGGCCCAGCGAACCCGACCGCCAGCAGATGCAGCTCCACCTCGACTTCGAGATCTCCGACCTCGGGGAGGCCCAGCAACGCGCTGTCAGCGCAGGAGCGACCGTGATGGACTGGCAGCCGCAAGAAGAAGGCGTCCGGATCTTCGCCGACCCGGTCGGGCACGTCTTCTGTCTCTTCCTGCCCGGCTGGTAGCGCCTTGTACTGGGGCGTAACGGCGACGGCTCTGTGACGGGCGGAGGCGTCGGTGCATTATTGGGGCATGGATCAGCCCGGAGGCGCGGAGGCGCTAGGAGACGGCGAGGTGGAGCCGCGGTTCGACACGTTCACAGCCGACGGCATGGCGACGGCGGACGCCTTCGCCCGGCTCGCTGTCGAACTGCACGACTCCGAAGGTGTCGAGGAGACGATCCATGCCGTCGTCGCCTTCGCGATCCAGGCGCTGGACTGTTCGCATGCCGGCGTCGCCACCGCCGGCCGGGGCCGCAAACCCGAGATCCCCGCGGTCACCGATCCGGTCGTCGCCGAGATCTACCGGTCGCAGCTGACCTATGGCAACGGGCCGATGACGGTCTGTATGGACGAGCGGGTGCCGATCCTGGTCACCGACACCGCGGCCGACAACCGCTGGCCCGAGTGGGCGGCGCAGGTCCGCGACCTCGGCGTACGGAGTGTCTTCGACGTGCCGTTGAACTCGGCGGCCGGGACCGTCGGCGTGATGGGGCTGTACAGCAACCGGCCGGACGCCTTCAGCACCGACGACCAGGCCATCGCGCACATCCTTGCCCGGCACGCGACGGTCGCCATCGCGAACGCGCGCCATGACGCCACGATGATCCAGGCCATCGACGCCCGAAAGCTGGTCGGACAGGCGATGGGCATCCTGATGGAGCGCTTCGACCTGGACGGCGACCGCGCCTTCGAAGTACTGCGACGCTACTCCCAGGACAACAACGTGAAACTGCGGGACGTGGCCCAGTACCTCGTCGAGACCCGCCAGCTCCCGACCGCTCGGCACCGCGTGAACGGCAGCCGGCCGACGAGCCCTGCGCCGTAACCGCGCGCACCGGCCGTAGTCGCGGTTCGTGCCCGGCCCAGTCGGCGTCCACCACCTGCCAGCCGCGTCCCGCGGTTCGGGCCGCGCGCGCCGGTGGGTTTCGGCGCGCGCGGCACGGTCTGTCAGGCGGCCGAGGGGAGGGGTTCGAGGCGGTCGCGGAGCGTGTCGAGGATCTGCCGGAGGACCCGGGAGACCTGCATCTGGCTGACGCCGACCTCCCGGCCGATCTCGGACTGCGTCCAGCCCTCGACGAACCGCAGTTCCAGGATCCGCCGCTCGCGCTGACCGAGGTCCGCGAGCACCGGCTGGAGCATGTCCACCGCCTCGAGCTGGCTGACGGCCCGGTCCTCCTCCTCGGCCATGCAGTCGGCCAGCGTGAGCCCTTCTTCCTGCCCGGCCGGACGATCCAGCGACAGGGTGTTGAAACAGCCCCGCGCCGCCATCGCCTGCTCGACCTCGTCCGCCTCGATCCCGAGGTACGACGCGACTTCGTCGATGGACGGCTCTCGCCCGAGCCGTTGTTCCAGCTCCGGCAGTTTCGCCGAGACGGCACCCTGGATCTCCTGCAACCGGCGGGGAATCCGGACCGTCCAGGCACAGTCGCGGAAATACCGCTTCACCTCGCCCCGGATGGTCGGTACCGCGTAGCCGATGAACGGCGTCTCCGCGTCGAGGCGGTACTTGGTGGCCGCCTTCATCAGCCCGAGGAACGCGACCTGCTCCAGGTCCTCGATCTCCGCGCCGCGGCCCCGGAACCGGTGGGCGATACCGCGGGCTATCTCCAGATTCAGCTCGACGATGCGATCGAGCAACTCCTGCTGCTCGGCCGGGTCGCTGCTGCGCTCCCGGAGTTCGAACAGTTCGATCGTCGCCGCCTCCCGGGCGGCCCGATCACCGGCCGACGAACACTGCGCCGGCAGCGACTGCTGACTACTATCGATCACAGAAACAGTCATCTTTGACCTCGCGACATCTCAGTCACGGCGCGGCACATCTCTGGACCGCGGTCAAATGGCCCTTCTCCGTTACCCAGCGAGTTCAGCTACATGTATGACAATTCCGTCTCAGCGGAATCCGCTAGGCAGGGGTCCGGCGGGCAGCGGATTTCGGCCGGGCCGTCCGGTGGTGCAGCGCGTCCGGCTCGGACTCGTCGCGCGGCGCGCTCTTCGGCGTGGGGCACACCGGTCCACGCCGCACCGGGCCACCGCCGAGTCTTCGGCTCTTCCACTGCTTCTCGTCGTAATCGTAATAAGTATCGACGCCGCCCACAGTCATCATCGTTCTCCCGCCAAACCGATATCACTCGATCCGGCTGCTGACTGCTTAACAGACCGCCGCCAACAGATTGCCACGATTCGATCGCACATACCAGTCCCGTTTTCGGCACAGCCGGATCACGAATCCTCAAGGTCGCGCGAGCCGGCTCGTCGCGGGGCCGTCGAGGATTTCGCCGTCCGGGCCGAACCGGGAGCCGTGACAGGAGCAGTCCCAGGTGGTGTCGGCCCGGTTCCAGACCAGCCCGCAGCCCAGGTGCGTACAGACGGGTTTCACCAGGTGCAGTTCGCCTTCGCTGTCCCGATAGGCGCCGACGGTGTCCTTGCCGTGCTGCAGCAGACCGCCTTCTCCCGGTTCGAGGTGGTCGACGCCGCCCGACAAGCGAGTGACGTGTCCCAGGGCGAAGTCCTTGCCGACGCTCAGATTCTCCTTCACCAGTTGGGCGACGGCGGCCACGCCGCCGATCCGGTTCGCGGTGTAGAGGTCGGCGTCGGGATGTTTCCGGCCGGCCACGAGATCGGCGAGGATCGCCGCCGCGACCGTTCCTTGCGTAAGGCCCCATTTGTTCATCCCGGTCGCGACCAGCAGCCGGTCGCTGCCGGGCGCGGTACCGATGTAAGGCAGCAGGTCCGGCGTGGC
This region includes:
- a CDS encoding SDR family oxidoreductase, which gives rise to MSVNGQVQTVVVTGASGGIGRATAIAYAARGAKVALLARGEEGLKGAVEEVEAAGGTALPIAVDVADYDQVESAAARVEAELGPIDVWVNVAFTSVFAPFTEIEPAEFKRATEVTYLGYVYGTRAALDRMKPRDRGAIVQVGSALAYRGIPLQSAYCGAKHAIQGFHDSLRCELLHDKSNVHVTMVQMPAVNTPQFSWVLSRLPRHPQPVPPIFQPEVAAKAILYAADHPRRREYWVGGPTAATLIANKFAAGLLDHYLARTGYKSQQTDQPHAADSPANLWEPADGQGEEDFGTHGVFDSRSTSRSYQLWASQHRGPVALATAGVAAAAASAWRRARR
- a CDS encoding VOC family protein; this translates as MTEQIPLSGVVLDAPDPRELAKFYRQLLGWEIVQDDENWAQLRGPAGSSKISIQREPHHRPPAWPSEPDRQQMQLHLDFEISDLGEAQQRAVSAGATVMDWQPQEEGVRIFADPVGHVFCLFLPGW
- a CDS encoding GAF and ANTAR domain-containing protein, giving the protein MDQPGGAEALGDGEVEPRFDTFTADGMATADAFARLAVELHDSEGVEETIHAVVAFAIQALDCSHAGVATAGRGRKPEIPAVTDPVVAEIYRSQLTYGNGPMTVCMDERVPILVTDTAADNRWPEWAAQVRDLGVRSVFDVPLNSAAGTVGVMGLYSNRPDAFSTDDQAIAHILARHATVAIANARHDATMIQAIDARKLVGQAMGILMERFDLDGDRAFEVLRRYSQDNNVKLRDVAQYLVETRQLPTARHRVNGSRPTSPAP
- a CDS encoding SigB/SigF/SigG family RNA polymerase sigma factor → MTVSVIDSSQQSLPAQCSSAGDRAAREAATIELFELRERSSDPAEQQELLDRIVELNLEIARGIAHRFRGRGAEIEDLEQVAFLGLMKAATKYRLDAETPFIGYAVPTIRGEVKRYFRDCAWTVRIPRRLQEIQGAVSAKLPELEQRLGREPSIDEVASYLGIEADEVEQAMAARGCFNTLSLDRPAGQEEGLTLADCMAEEEDRAVSQLEAVDMLQPVLADLGQRERRILELRFVEGWTQSEIGREVGVSQMQVSRVLRQILDTLRDRLEPLPSAA